A genomic window from Ananas comosus cultivar F153 linkage group 22, ASM154086v1, whole genome shotgun sequence includes:
- the LOC109727183 gene encoding pentatricopeptide repeat-containing protein At4g02750-like: MPKPSSSSSSSSSPHLHRLLRHRNPPPPPPPPCPPPPLPLLPINRFTLPLLAKVASHLALPLHARALHARAAKSALDADLVVRNALLHMYSSLGDLPAARELFASARESDLVSWNSMIDGCAKNGMLGAARDLFDEMPERDRVTWNAMIAGYAAAGDAAAAKELFLAMPDKDVVSWNTMISGHARIGDVKVARELFDKMPNRDRFTWNAVIAGYAGIGDMRAAKELFLVMPDKDIVSWNTMISGYAKIGDATSARELFDEMPERDSVSWNVILALYARLKKYRDCLRLFDSMMAVGDVKPNEAIFVSVLTACANLGELERGKWVHSLITDGCKTIELDVLLSTALLTMYAKCGVMDSAKEVFDSMEERSVVSWNSMIRGYGLHGEGKKALDLFMEMEKRRINPNEKTFVCILSSCAHNGMVFEGWWCFDRMIWFYNIEPKVEHFGCMMDLLSRAGLLKDSEELMKKLNLEGSPALLGPLMSASTNHCNWKLGEFVGKKLIEMKPQDIGPYVLLSNIYAAEGRWDDVEKLREVIREKGLEKDLGFSLVGVEESESYSVDEEKVISEGKKSMVFSMSNEIGAHLKSSCRRHHKSKRTLVSTG, encoded by the coding sequence ATGCCCAAaccctcgtcgtcgtcctcgtcctcgtcctctccCCATCTCCatcgcctcctccgccaccgaaaccctcctcctcctcctcctccaccatgtcctcctcctcctcttcctcttctccccaTCAACCGCTTCACGCTCCCCCTCCTCGCCAAGGTCGCCTCCCACCTCGCCCTCCCTCTCCATGCCCGCGCCCTGCACGCGCGCGCCGCCAAATCCGCCCTCGACGCCGACCTCGTCGTCCGCAACGCGCTCCTCCACATGTACTCCTCCCTCGGCGACCTCCCCGCCGCGCGCGAGCTCTTCGCTTCCGCGCGCGAATCCGATCTGGTCAGCTGGAACTCCATGATCGACGGCTGCGCCAAGAACGGCATGCTGGGCGCCGCGCGCGACCTCTTCGACGAAATGCCCGAGAGAGATCGCGTCACCTGGAACGCCATGATCGCCGGATACGCCGCGGCCGGCGACGCGGCCGCGGCAAAGGAGCTGTTTTTGGCGATGCCGGATAAGGATGTCGTTTCCTGGAATACGATGATTAGCGGGCACGCGAGGATCGGCGACGTTAAGGTCGCACGGGAGCTGTTCGACAAAATGCCCAATAGAGATCGGTTCACTTGGAATGCCGTGATTGCCGGGTATGCCGGAATCGGAGATATGCGCGCCGCAAAGGAGCTGTTTTTAGTGATGCCGGATAAGGATATTGTCTCTTGGAACACAATGATTAGTGGGTACGCTAAAATTGGTGATGCTACGTCTGCGAGGGAgctgttcgatgaaatgccggAGAGGGATTCGGTGTCGTGGAATGTCATTTTGGCACTTTATGCAAGGTTGAAGAAGTATAGGGATTGTTTGAGGTTGTTCGATTCTATGATGGCGGTCGGAGATGTGAAGCCCAACGAGGCGATTTTCGTCAGCGTCTTGACGGCTTGCGCTAATTTGGGTGAGCTCGAGAGAGGGAAATGGGTCCATTCTTTGATTACGGATGGATGCAAAACTATTGAGCTTGATGTTTTGCTTTCAACCGCGCTATTGACTATGTATGCCAAGTGCGGGGTCATGGATTCGGCAAAGGAAGTTTTCGATTCGATGGAAGAAAGGAGCGTTGTATCGTGGAATTCGATGATTCGCGGATATGGCCTTCACGGCGAAGGTAAAAAGGCGCTCGATTTGTTCATGGAGATGGAGAAAAGGAGAATAAATCCCAACGAGAAAACCTTTGTGTGCATTCTTAGTTCGTGTGCTCACAATGGGATGGTTTTCGAAGGATGGTGGTGTTTCGACCGAATGATTTGGTTTTACAACATCGAGCCCAAAGTTGAGCACTTTGGTTGCATGATGGACCTTCTCAGTCGAGCTGGATTGCTTAAAGATTCAGAGGAACTGATGAAGAAGCTAAACCTTGAAGGGTCCCCAGCTTTACTCGGTCCGTTAATGTCAGCCTCAACAAACCATTGCAATTGGAAGCTTGGGGAGTTTGTGGGTAAAAAATTGATCGAGATGAAGCCCCAAGATATCGGGCCGTATGTGCTTTTGTCGAACATTTATGCTGCGGAAGGTCGATGGGATGATGTTGAGAAGTTGAGGGAGGTGATAAGGGAGAAAGGTTTGGAAAAGGACTTAGGGTTTAGCTTAGTTGGTGTGGAAGAGTCCGAATCTTATTCTGTCGACGAAGAAAAGGTCATTTCAGAAGGCAAGAAGAGCATGGTTTTCTCTATGTCGAATGAAATTGGTGCTCACTTGAAATCATCTTGTAGGAGGCACCATAAGAGCAAAAGAACATTAGTATCTACAGGTTGA